From Oreochromis niloticus isolate F11D_XX linkage group LG15, O_niloticus_UMD_NMBU, whole genome shotgun sequence:
TGAGCAAGAAAATCCTTGCTTTGACCTCATGGTTCCTTATCGCTGATTTATAGAAACAgtgaacaaaacacaactgtatTCAAATACATCTTTAGAAAAATGTCTTCCTTTTGCCTCATGGAGGATTTTGAAGCAGACACTTGGGCTTGAGGAAATTCTTACTAAAAAGTTTTTACTGTATTCTCAAAgaccaaacaaaaacaccaaaataatCCTCTGTAGTAACAGTTCTGCAGAATAGGACTGAAATGCAAACATTGCTCACTTATCATGAAGTATATCAGCAGTAAAATATCTGGATGACTCAGTCAAATTTCCACCTAACCCTGTCATGTCTGACctgggagggaaaaaaacatcagtcagtAACAACACTAACAGTAACTATCCGTCACTATCGGATTATTTCTTTTGGCTCTGCAGAGATGACCTTTggttttattttcactgaatAACGTCCGTAGAGCTGGCTGCCTCATTAGTCTGCGAGACATAAGGTAACAAACTGTTACACAACAAGAgtcctgtttctgttttcattgtAACTTTAATACCATTCAATGATTTTCATTCACCCAGATTTTTGAtgaaaaaatacatcttcacCCAAACATTTCCTGAACACAAAGCAGCCATTCAGGGTCTGGAAGAGCTGGGTGGTGCTTCAGTGAGGCAGCCGGACTGGACAGAGGTGCCTCAGTCCAGAGTGTCCACAAGCACTCATAATACATAACGTGATAAATGGGCAATATAAGATAGTTATGAGTCGACTCTGaccatttaataataattagtTCTTCAGTCATGCATTGTAGTCTAATTATACATAACATAAAAGTGCAGATTGAAATCTGCTAACAAGTCTGTGGGAGTTGCCGACTACTGCTTATACAGCTTTTTTATGACTGCACAGGGAGCTGTGCAAAGACTGAAAGTGCCTCAAGTGATTTCACCTGAGTCAGTGGGACTGAATGTTCCTCAGTTTTGCTCAACTCTGCTAGATGCCAAGCTGCATTCTGGGTAATGCTGGTGCCAAATTTTGACTAGGAGGAAGAAGCAAAAGCAGAATATCTCTGGCTCTGCAGATGTGGTAGAGAGTGTTATCTACGatttggaaggttggtggtttgatccctgactTCTCCTGTTTAGAGTCAGCAATCAATCAAACATGCCTGGCTTTGGATCATGGGAGAaatttctgagttctgagacaaaacccacacaggcacagcGACAACATGCAGACTCCACAAAAAAGTCCCAGCCGactggtggattcaaaccacCAGTTTGTTGTGGTTTGATCTGACACTTCAAAGTTTCAGATACTATTTTTGGATAATAGTAGATTTCAGATACTTTTCAACaactgaggtggttcaggcatctcaCTAGGATACCTCCTGGAAGCCTCCAAGGCGAGATGTTTTGGACATGTCCTACCAGCAAGCAGACCCAGGACTCGCTGGAGAGATCATATCTCTCAGCTGAGGAGAGGTGGATGGAGTGAGGGAAATCTGGGCCTCTGTGTTCATATTGCTTCTCCTATGACTCAAAGCTGGATAAGGAGCAgaaggtggatggatggattttatcAGCTTTCTTGCAAAATTGTTATAGTTCTGTATTTTCTAactagctttttaaaaattattgtttcatttttattttttaattgagTTAAGTTCAATTTCAATTCATATCCAGAGTGGTTTTGCttgtttctgtttagtttttattttattttatttatttactttttggtCTGTCCTGTCCAGCACTGAAAGCCAAGAAaaatgcccaacagatttattttcccAAGTAGATCGTATGGCTTTTGCTATACTGGTCCACTTGATTGTCatattttattctacttttattattaacagtattattatcattattattattattttatgagTTACTGCAGTCAGAATGGACAGGGCCGGGGGACAGGAAAGAGAACGAAAGGTTGCAAAGATTGTGAAGGTCATGGGGGGAAATAGAGGAGAAGAGGAATATAGAGAGCAAAGACACTGAAAATCTGCTTGATCACCtgctgagagagaaaaaaaaaacaacataaaaaaaaaacaatggacTTCTTCCAGGAGAATAAGATAGATCTTCTGGAACATGCTGCGTATtcccctgatctaaatccaattaGGAACCTTTGGATGGATGGCAAGGGAAGTTCacaaaaatggacaacagttGCAGACAGTAGATGACCTTTGTGCAGCCGTCTTCACCCGTTGGTGAAAAGTTTCCACTCACCTTATGGAAACGCTTGCATCAGCAATAACAGTGGAGCTACTCattactgagttcatgtttggaacttttgatcagctgtaaaacagcctgtttcagtttaagcgttgttttcaataaattgcatgctcaacaAAAATCTTTTGTCCTACtcccatttctttttgttttacgctgaagctctacttggaaccttgttaagatccaatcatgcaaaatataatttttggccatttttcaAGGgctcttaaacttttgattagGATTGTATGTTTAGAGGCAGCAGCCAACCAAGATAATGTGTATCTGTAAGTACCTGTGTGTGAGCGCAGTTATGTTCATGAAGTTTCTCCATGTAAGTATCTAATAGTAGGtatggggagccatagccctgcCTTCCAGGTCATGAAGTAGGCAtggaggagacatgggccccagacatccagaggccccccaGAGTAcaagagcccaaggaggaccaccacaGGGGCAATCGTGCCACCTACCTAGAAAAGGGCTGAAGAGTGTCCCGGATGGGGGTCACCTAGCAGCCACTGTGCAGAAGCCACAGGGGGCTGCAACAACGAGCCCGCAGGCTCCACCGGCAGCCAGGGcagaccgagccccaggcccagAGACCCGAGGGCCCTCCATGCACCGGAGGAGGCCCAATAGAACCAGGGGGACCAGGGGCTTTTTCTCATCTAATATTAGTTTAAGTAAACTATAATAACCATGCTTTTTTGCCTGGACACAATAAAATGGCCATTGCTAACAGCCTGTTCACTTAAtataaagattttttaaatctataCAAATATGCCTTAATGAAGCTTTAGGTGGAGATatcatctgaatttcaggagcgggaccactcctccttcaccaatacctgctgttctcattttcatgcCCCCCCCATTTTCCCTCTTctcctgttttcttttccttcattcaCTTCTcgttagtacatggggatctggcCAGCCCGggagccgtcgccagtccccttcgaggccttccccaaaccgcagcaccAGTTCACACTTCCTCATCCCTCATCGCCCATCGTTATCGAGGATGTggtcccagctagtgaaatgaCCACTGGACTAAAACAGAAAAGCAGCTTTACATTTGCTGTACAGACTTTacttaagttaaaaaaacaaaaacaatttaggTCCATCAAACCCTAGCAACACTGACAAATGTTACTTTACTTCAGTGTGAGAGAGCTGAGTAGCTATGCCTACACCAGCCCTTCACAACATACATAATGCATGAAACtgaatatcgctcttgctttcctAAAATACACACTGCATTGTGGTTGCTTTGCACCCCGGAGGGAGATGGTAGATTTAGGTCTAATTATTCTGAACGCGGTTGATGAGATGTTTTATCAGAGCAGCACAAAACTTCCTTCAACTGCAGCACCCGTCTCTCTCCTCCCTAATGACACGATGGATTAGGAATCATAGATGGAGAAACACTGAGTTATTTTCTTCTGATGTAGGTTTTTACTACTATAAACTACTGCAGTGACCGCTTCCTTTTCCTCCACATGGAAACTTTTATTATCATGGTCTTTACTATTTtaggaaaatattatttttgggTGTCATGGAGCCATTAAAAAGGAATGTGGTTCGTGATAGAATGAAAAAGATAAGAGCCAGGTTTAAGTAtaatttgtttatttccttCCAAACTGTGACCCCAAAATGCATGAATGTGATGCACGTGTGTAACAGAAGATACAATGAGCAGCTAAATATAGAAAACCATGTACTAAGCATTACATGTAGATCTGACACAAGTGCCACCAAACACTACAAGCCTGCCCATTTACCTACGACACAATAGTTCAGTGTGAATCATTTCACACTATGCACACTAGTTTTGTTCAGCATTATtttgaggtcaaaggtgaaaGTTGGGAGGGGTGAAAGTGTTGCCAAGTAGCTGAATCCATTCAGGACATCTGTAACTGGTTCCCACAGCAGCCCGGACATACAGCCCATGACTTTTCCATGATTAAGTTTGAGCACTTCCCAATTGTTCTTCcctcctgtgtgttttttttccaaatgcCAAACAGAACAATGCTGTGGTTTCTATTTAGCTACATTTAAACCAACCATCTATTTCTATGTATGTATAAAAGCTTTAAATACATTCTGCAGTAATAAGAGATGTAACGGTAAAATCCCAAGATTTTTACTGTAGTAATTGCACTGTGTGGGTCAGGACTGCAACATCACACGCTACTCTAAATTTCTTAGGTTTACAGGAATATATAAgcataaataaaaagaacatgaGAGATaaagaataacaaaaaatattaaCTTAAATCTGGATATGGGTTTAGTGTTTTGTTCCATGTTGACGGATAAAACTGTTCATTTGATAGACTCGTGTCTAGGAGCTACGCGTGAAATCAATTGTGCATTCACAGCACATGTACACAACAAAATCATCAGGTTACTGTATTCAGCAGGATTATGTGACCAGCGTGTACATCAGATCGATAAACTTATTGATTTCAATTTTTCTCTGAGTGGATTTCCAATAGACTTCATATCAAGTGTAAAAAGTGGAAGTGTTTGGCAAGTCTAAGGACTCGATCCTATTCTAagaagagagagggggaaaaaaatccaccaGGAAAGGGGCAGTGAGATAATGTCTTAACTACCCACTGAAGACGATTACAAGAACATAATGTGGTTATTTTTAAAGAATGGTGTCTATTAAATCTAGACGTGGATGTCTGTAGTCATGGTAGTGTGGTCCTTCTTTAAAGTGATGATGAGGATGACTCATTCAGAGCGGTGACTGGGTTCTGCTGTGGTTTACCAGTTGTCTAGGAAGTCAAATCCGGTCTTCAGGATGCTGCTGCTTGTATTAAACTGAAAGGGGAGAAACAGAGAGATCCTGATAAATAGCAGTGAGGCAGAAGACACTGTACAGAGACTCTCTGCGTTTGAGCTATTACTGGGCTACCAACAAAGAAGTCATAAAAGACAAAGACCTTGTTTGGTAATGCCCCTTCCACTGTCCTACTCTTGCTAAAGACTGGCTGACCCGGGAGGCTTGTCAGGTGACAAGGGCCTCACATGGGCTATTAAAGCTTGGGACTCTTTCTTTGATTGCACATATCATCGGCCCTCTTTAGGGTTTGTGTTTGCCTCATATAATTGTGACAGTTTGTCTGTCCTtctcatgcattttttttaatcatctctGTCCTGTTCAAGCCATTCAGTATTCTACCTGCACTCATCGTTACTGTCACTGGGCTTTGCATTTTTGGCTTTTTGTAGAACTGCGTTGTCATGCAGGTATGTGATTAGGCTCCAACACGGGACCATATATAACATAGTCTTAGTCTTTTGTTACACAGGAAACAAAGGTGGTCGTGTTGGAGAAAGGGCAGGTGTGAAAGACCAGCGATGTCTCTTAGCAGAATAAGTCGTACACTGTCATTATGTGGCATCTACGTTGATCCTATAACACAGCAGCCTGCAGCCTTAATACAGAAACATGGGTCAGTAATAGACTTTAGCCACTATGTCCAACaccaacaaaatgaaaatgtagcAACTACATGTTAACTCTCAGCTCTAATGTTATGACACAAAATGTGAAGGTTTGCTGTTAATGTCCAATATCAGGTTTCATCCTTATCAATAACACTGAGTCTTCCGTTTAATGTAAAACTTATGTTAGTTTCTCTGTGTCAGTACAAACAATAATGAACCAAAACTAAAAACATAACCATTTTCTGAAGgtaagtttttttaaaaaaaagttttctaaACTACACATGTAAACCCGACCTTTAGAAAGCCTGGACCAGGTCAAGAACCAATATTATCAGGGGCCTGTAAATACTGGGATAAACAGATACAGTATGACCTTTTTAAAGCATATCTCATGCCCAGTCACCTTAAAATCAAGCAGCCAGCTTCAAAAAGCTGGGCCTTTTAGTTTTATCTTTAGCTAGTGTTTAAAAGAAATCCAAAGCAAATGCTTAATTCAAATGTACTTAGTACTTGCAGTCTCTGAAAACTGAACTTACCTGGGTAAAGGTGGGGCTGACGTCAGTATTGGCTGAgccctcttcctccttctctttctctttcgaGACATTTGAAGGCTTTGACACCAGGCTGGAGGTGAACACTTCATCGACCGTGTTGCTGACGGATGGCAGGGTGCTCTGAGATCTCTCCCAGCCTGCATTCGAAGATGGGACGCTGATAGGTGGGGGTGGGTTTGGAGAGATGGAGATGGATGCCGGGGTTGCGCTGACAGCGGTGGGGATGGGAGGTGGTGGAGCAGGAGGCTTGGGTGCTCTATGTTTGGTGGACCTAGTGGGAGCTGGAGCGTGGTGCTCTGCAGTTTCAGGCTCCTTGGAGCTGACAGAGCTATCCTGTGggaaaatgtaaagaaagaagTATAGAAGGATAACATTCAGAAAGAAACCTGGCATcaattttaaattttcttttctttcctttttaaacTGTAGCTTGTTTACATTTGCCATCTGCTTCTACTCGTGGAGGCGTCACTGATGCTAGATATTGCCGTTTCAGCCTAGATTCTATTTTAAGACAGTCTGATAACACATGTTAAGGCTGGAGCTTTCCATCTGTTATTTATCAGAAACTTTACAGATCATAACGAATGTTTTTTCCTGAGAATTCGGCATCATCcataactttttttttgaagaagttcCAACCTTCAGATTGTAATCAGTAAATGGGACGTGATGGTATTTTTACATGCTTACCTGTCGGAGGTAGGATGGGAGGGGTTTCTCTCCTTTCTCTATGGACTTGATCTGGCTGGGGGTCAGGGACTGGAAATCAGCTTGCTCACCCTCCAGCCTGGACCTCTCAGCGCTGATCTTCCAGAAAGATGACTCCTCTTCTGGTCTCCGGCCCTCGCTGACAGACACCTTCCCAACCACACAGAAACAGTTATGCACACAGTCCTGCATTCTTAAGATACTGTGAAGCGAGGCTTGTCAGGTAAAATTCCTAAAACCTACTTTAGGAGTTCTACttagctctttttaaaaatgtgagcaAAGGTGAAGGTTTTCCAGAAAGAAATGTATCTGAAAACAATCTTTTGTGGCTACAACAAGCTAATgttctgtgaaaaaaaatacatacaaaaatCACACAATAGTCATGCATTAACcataagaaatacaaaaaaaaatgtacagttaacatttctgccatttttacctaaaattaaacaaacattaCCACATCTACTTTATGCTTGACTACTGCAGATTTTTCACTCATTGTACACTTCCCGTCCAAATGTGCATGCCTAATCTGCTTCAAATATGAGGCTCATCTTACCTTTGTTCCTGCTGCACTCTTGCCAATCTGACCGGAATGAGTAACCTTTGCAGCCTTTGAGTCAGACTGCAAAGATGAGATCCCCTGGTCTGCAGGGCCTGAGGTCAAGCTGAACTCCATCTGACTCTGAAAGATGGAAATGACATGTAAGGGAGGATATACTTTATGTATCCTGGAAAAAAGACACTcctcttcatttatttttacctttgtTTCCCATGAAAAGGGGGCAGAGTGCTCATCCTGCCAGGTGATATcctaaacacagaaacacatgctgtgattacagtttcAGCTTAGACAGTCATTGTGCTCACTGCCCGCATTTAAGGGTATTTATACTAGGTTAGGTGGTTAAAGTAACATATGATGTGTGTATTTTCTATAACCTAGCGCCAACAAATACCTTAATGACTAGAGTTGTCTATTGTAAGACTTCCTTTTGATACACTGGTTTATCGGTTAAAAGGCAACAACTGACACTTCAAACCTGCCAGTTTTTCGCTATAGGAGTTAAACACTTGTCAAAATCTGCTCATAGCTTCTTTGATATATAAAAAAAGCTAGTATTTGTGTGCAATGTTTAATTAATGTACTCATATAAAAGTGTTGCTGTGAGCTGATGTGTATGTTTTGATGCCTACTATTATAAAACAGTAAATATGTTATTAGTATTAAATAAGTATTTAAAGCCCATAAAGGCATACTGTCTTGCGACCTCTACTTTTTTGAATTTATCTTTTACAAAGCAACGATTACATTAATAATGAAACTCGCATAAATACAGTGGCTCTTaccatatataaaaataaagccaatgttttttttaaaccctttaAAATATACAATGTCTCACTGTTAAATATTTCTATTCATTATACAATGACATAAACACCATATTTGCTGCCAGCCGTCTCGCCACAGTGACGTTTACCAACATATTTTAGAGGCTACGTGGCTCTCGTTAGCAGGCTTTTCTTGTTAGCGGGCTATCCTCGCCCTAAAACAcaccttaaaacacacaaaatccaAACTCTAATGTCTTTTAAGTACCTCTTCTCCGAAGTGAACTATCTTCAGACCCGTCTGAATGAGCATTTTAGGGTAACAGACCACTTCTTCACGCTCAACTCTGTGCATAGCGTATCGGGCTCGGATATGAGGATCCATCATCCAGTTGTCGATGGCGTTGTCCTGCTCTTGCGGCGTCATTTTCTCCCAGGACGAGCCGTGCTTGGCTTTGATTTTCTCCCTCTCCTGCATTATTTTCTTTGCCATGGAGTTGATGGAGGAGAAGTACTCCAACTTCTTTTCCTCCATCCTGTGGGCATCGAGCCCCGCCACGGTTGCGGCGGCCATCTTTAACTGGGGCCAGCTGTTGTTATTGTGAGAAGGAGGAAGCCGGTACTCGTCGCTGAGTGGGCGTCACCATAAAAATCCATACGGCACCACCGTTCAGATTTAACAGCCAATGGCGCCATCTAGTGTttaatagatagatagatagatagatagatagatagatagtagGCTGCCAGCCATACATACGGAGTACTAGCTGCGAGTACTAGCTATATCAACAATGATCAACAGGAAttagcataacataacataaaggCACAAGTTACACGTTACAAGAAGAAGATATAAAGAATATTAGTGGACAGGGTAGTCATGATTTATGATGATTTTAATTGAGGATTACCTAGGTAACACAgtgatatttttctcttttatgtgGCTCACATAAAATAACACAGTAAGAACACGCAGCATGATTTATGTAAGTAGTGCTTTTTCTAGTCCACCTCATTTCAACACAGTAGGCCCACAGCAATCACTCTCATTATTAAGAAGGCCTGTGTAAGTATAGTTGGATTCTTTGAGCACTTTTCTTTTCCTGCATCCTTAGTAATTCTGCTTCATGTCTTTCCTCAACCTCATGATGTTTTCCAGTgagtttaagttattttttgGGCTATTCAAATGCTTCAAGTGTTCATTAAACCTGTTGTGTGTTGTTGACCACTTGGGGGCAGTGGGAACAAGCTTTAAAAGCTACATTGCCATACTGCTTTATAAGTTGTGGCAAAAATGTAGGCAAACTGCTGTTTCTTTACTTCTTTAGCTGCTATGCATTGATTTTAAGAACTGCAAAGTTATATCATGTGCATGCTTTATTCATCTAATCCGTATGGACAAATAAAGAACCCCAGAGCTGCAACAGACTGCAACAGTCATTTGCATCCTCTTTGTAAAGTTACAGAACTTCATAATCCACATTTGATCTGATAGTCTACATCTGAGTATTGGTATTTATTTCTCCTCACAGATCTGAAATTTGTCTTTGATGTTTTACTTCTTCTCAGTGAGTCATTCATAATAAATCAAAGGAAAGAGTTTCCAAGACAAAGATAATtaaacataaacagaaaaaatattttttctcaaTAATATTTATTAAGATTACATGAGGTACAAAGGCAAGCCACATGAAGTCGCatatattaatataaaaacataaaagcaaacCGTTTTAAATGACATAAATGTACATTTCCAAAAACTCCATGTCTGTAAAATCACCAGTATatcagagaaacaaagaaaaaagacatttatAAAGCAACGTAGTGCTAACAGTCCTACCTTCTTAGCGCTACAAAATGGCTTTTAGTAAATGCAAACTGCAGCAGTTAAAAAATATCAGCAGTGGGTTCAGAAATTTAGTCTCTAGATATTTAGCCCATGTAGTCACAGGCTACACATCAGACTTTTCAACTAATACCCAAACATGCATCTGTAATATTATGTACAAAACCAAAAGTAAgttaaaaagagacaaaaacaattTATTCCAGTGACAATATACCAAACATCAGATTGTTTTGGATGTTTCAGATGTGTGAGTTTATTGCATgaattttaaccatttaaaataaatagctgtgaaagacgtttgtttttcttttttacaaacGTGTGCCAAAGCTTC
This genomic window contains:
- the lg15h1orf198 gene encoding uncharacterized protein C1orf198 homolog translates to MAAATVAGLDAHRMEEKKLEYFSSINSMAKKIMQEREKIKAKHGSSWEKMTPQEQDNAIDNWMMDPHIRARYAMHRVEREEVVCYPKMLIQTGLKIVHFGEEDITWQDEHSAPFSWETKSQMEFSLTSGPADQGISSLQSDSKAAKVTHSGQIGKSAAGTKVSVSEGRRPEEESSFWKISAERSRLEGEQADFQSLTPSQIKSIEKGEKPLPSYLRQDSSVSSKEPETAEHHAPAPTRSTKHRAPKPPAPPPPIPTAVSATPASISISPNPPPPISVPSSNAGWERSQSTLPSVSNTVDEVFTSSLVSKPSNVSKEKEKEEEGSANTDVSPTFTQFNTSSSILKTGFDFLDNW